In a single window of the Flavobacterium ammoniigenes genome:
- the dtd gene encoding D-aminoacyl-tRNA deacylase: protein MKVVLQRVTSASVIVEDNIVGEIQKGIVVLVGIEEADSQEDIDWLVGKITQLRIFGDENGVMNLSVEEVNGDVLVVSQFTLHAATKKGNRPSYIKAARPEVAIPMYEKFVSSLEIKLGKKVATGIFGADMKVALLNDGPVTIIIDSKNKE, encoded by the coding sequence ATGAAAGTAGTATTACAAAGAGTAACATCGGCTTCAGTAATTGTTGAAGATAATATAGTCGGAGAAATTCAAAAAGGAATAGTAGTCCTAGTTGGAATTGAAGAGGCCGATTCGCAAGAAGATATTGACTGGTTAGTTGGCAAAATTACCCAACTTCGTATTTTTGGCGATGAAAATGGAGTGATGAATTTATCCGTTGAGGAGGTGAATGGAGATGTACTTGTAGTAAGTCAGTTTACTTTACATGCCGCTACCAAAAAAGGCAATCGACCTTCCTATATCAAAGCGGCTAGACCTGAAGTTGCTATTCCAATGTATGAAAAATTCGTAAGTTCGTTAGAAATAAAATTGGGTAAAAAAGTAGCGACGGGAATTTTTGGTGCCGATATGAAAGTGGCATTACTGAATGACGGTCCGGTCACCATAATTATAGATAGTAAAAACAAAGAATAA
- a CDS encoding penicillin acylase family protein codes for MKIFKKGLLVIISILILLILVLVGYAFYSKPQYEGELPLKNIQKETTVYFDEFGVPHIYAESQTDAMEALGYVHAQDRLWQMELMRRIAPGRLSEIFGSAALKNDQFFAGIGIEEASAKAIAQLDKNSPAYKLTQAYLDGINQYLEEGKTPIEFQLLGIQKQKFEIKDVYNIFGYMSFSFAMAQKSDPLMTDLRNKYGMEYLKEFGLEGEFNTTKIKNAKENVQEYSAIAKSVASLLDRSPIPPFIGSNSWVIAPQKTKNGKVIFANDPHIGFSQPGTWYEAHMVTPDHEIYGYYLAGTPFPLLGHNHNYAYGLTMFENDDIDLYQEETSSTDVTKYKTPSGFNAFETRTKTIKVKDTSDVVMNVKVSRHGPIVNDLIEGLQKDKPVALSWVYTQQPILILDAVYKLSHAKNKADFQKGVQLISAPGLNVMYGDAKGNVAWWATGKLYKHNPGVNPNFILDGASGKDDIKEYLDFSKNPSSVNPSWNYVYSANNQPEAIDGFLYPGYYLPEDRAKRIVHLLDSKSNWDKESASKMIFDNTSSVAPSVVKNLIQAVDLNTLSKSEKEAIAILKDWKGSSNLEDVAPTIYNKWVYCSLKNTFQDEMGEKDFKQFLGTHIAKQIVARQMANNQSLWWDNLSTKNIKETRSQIVTTALKEAVAALEKQLGKSVQSWTWNKVHTAEHQHPLGKVNALKPFFNVGPFEVSGSVEVINNLFFDYTEDGNYAVKGGPSTRRIIDFSDIENSWSILPTGQSGNPMSPHYKDQAEMYNTGKFRKMKLNKAEIVTTSTKLVFIPNKN; via the coding sequence ATGAAAATTTTCAAAAAAGGACTTCTTGTTATAATTTCAATTTTGATACTACTTATTTTGGTTTTAGTGGGCTATGCTTTTTATTCTAAACCGCAATATGAAGGGGAATTGCCTTTGAAAAATATACAAAAAGAAACTACGGTTTATTTTGATGAATTTGGAGTACCACACATTTATGCCGAGAGCCAAACTGATGCCATGGAAGCATTGGGCTATGTTCATGCTCAAGATCGTTTATGGCAAATGGAGTTGATGCGACGTATTGCACCAGGACGATTATCCGAAATTTTCGGATCGGCAGCTTTGAAAAATGATCAATTTTTTGCGGGTATTGGTATCGAAGAAGCTTCGGCCAAAGCCATTGCGCAATTGGACAAAAACAGTCCGGCTTACAAATTGACACAAGCTTATTTGGACGGAATCAATCAATATTTAGAAGAAGGAAAAACACCTATAGAATTTCAATTATTGGGAATTCAAAAACAAAAATTTGAAATAAAAGACGTTTATAATATTTTCGGGTACATGTCATTTAGTTTTGCGATGGCACAAAAATCAGATCCCCTGATGACTGACTTGCGAAATAAATATGGTATGGAGTATTTGAAAGAGTTTGGTTTAGAGGGCGAATTCAACACTACCAAAATCAAGAATGCGAAGGAGAATGTTCAAGAATATTCGGCTATAGCCAAATCAGTAGCTTCTTTGTTAGACCGATCACCAATTCCTCCATTTATTGGAAGTAACAGTTGGGTCATTGCGCCACAAAAGACCAAAAACGGAAAAGTAATTTTTGCCAATGATCCACATATTGGATTTTCGCAACCGGGCACTTGGTATGAAGCTCATATGGTAACTCCAGATCATGAAATTTATGGCTACTATCTAGCGGGAACACCATTTCCTTTACTGGGACATAATCACAACTATGCCTACGGATTAACCATGTTTGAAAACGACGATATTGATTTGTACCAAGAAGAAACTAGTTCGACAGATGTCACAAAGTACAAAACACCTTCAGGATTTAATGCCTTTGAGACAAGAACTAAAACGATCAAAGTTAAAGACACGTCTGATGTGGTGATGAACGTTAAAGTGAGTCGTCACGGACCAATTGTCAATGATTTGATAGAGGGATTACAAAAAGACAAACCAGTCGCATTATCTTGGGTGTATACCCAACAACCTATTTTGATTTTAGATGCGGTTTATAAACTTTCGCATGCTAAAAATAAAGCCGATTTCCAAAAAGGGGTTCAATTAATTTCAGCTCCTGGTTTGAATGTGATGTATGGCGATGCTAAAGGCAATGTGGCGTGGTGGGCAACCGGAAAATTATACAAACACAATCCAGGTGTGAATCCGAATTTTATTTTGGATGGCGCTAGTGGAAAAGACGATATTAAGGAATATTTGGATTTCTCCAAAAATCCTTCCTCTGTCAATCCGAGTTGGAATTATGTGTATTCTGCCAACAATCAACCGGAAGCAATTGATGGTTTTTTATATCCAGGCTATTATTTACCTGAGGATAGAGCCAAACGAATTGTGCATTTGTTGGATTCAAAATCCAATTGGGACAAAGAATCAGCAAGTAAAATGATTTTTGATAATACCTCTTCGGTTGCGCCTTCAGTGGTTAAAAATCTTATTCAAGCTGTTGATTTAAATACACTTTCTAAATCAGAAAAAGAAGCTATTGCTATTTTAAAAGACTGGAAAGGGTCTAGTAATTTGGAAGACGTAGCCCCTACCATTTATAATAAATGGGTTTATTGCAGCCTAAAAAATACGTTTCAAGACGAAATGGGAGAGAAAGATTTCAAACAATTTTTAGGAACTCATATTGCGAAACAAATTGTTGCAAGACAAATGGCCAATAACCAATCGCTTTGGTGGGATAATTTGTCTACTAAAAATATAAAAGAAACGCGCAGTCAAATCGTGACAACCGCTTTGAAAGAAGCTGTTGCTGCTCTTGAAAAGCAACTAGGTAAATCCGTACAATCGTGGACTTGGAACAAAGTGCATACGGCAGAACACCAACATCCTTTGGGGAAAGTGAATGCCTTGAAACCATTTTTTAATGTGGGACCTTTTGAAGTTTCGGGATCTGTGGAAGTAATCAACAATTTGTTTTTTGATTATACAGAGGATGGCAACTATGCAGTAAAAGGCGGGCCTTCAACGAGACGAATAATTGACTTTTCTGATATTGAAAACAGTTGGAGTATTTTACCAACAGGTCAATCTGGGAATCCAATGAGTCCGCATTATAAAGACCAAGCCGAAATGTACAACACAGGAAAGTTTAGAAAAATGAAATTGAATAAAGCTGAAATTGTTACCACTTCAACAAAATTGGTTTTTATTCCCAATAAAAATTAA
- the kynU gene encoding kynureninase — MTFENSLAFAQQLDAQDQLRQYQNEFSFPQVNGKNVIYFTGNSLGLQPKRAKTYVDEVMNDWANLAVEGHFYAEKPWWDYHERFANPLSQLVGALPSEVTVMNTLTVNLHLLMVSFYRPTATRYKIICEEKAFPSDQYLFQSQVNFHGYATEDAIVEVKRREGEHNIRLEDVLAKINEVGDELALVLIGGVNYYTGQVFDMKTITEAGHRVGAYVGWDLAHAAGNIELHLHDWQVDFAAWCSYKYMNSGPGNASGCFIHEKHHTNSELPRFAGWWGHNKERRFKMEQKFDPIQGADGWQISNLPVLSLAPYLASVELFAEIGMEALIQKRNQITSYLEFVLRQIDQEVNGNFEIITPSNPSERGCQLSVFLHGEGRSLFDYLMKNGVIIDWREPNVIRLAPVPLYTSYEDIYRFGQILKTGIESK; from the coding sequence ATGACATTTGAAAACAGCCTAGCTTTTGCGCAACAACTCGATGCTCAAGACCAATTAAGACAGTATCAAAATGAATTTTCTTTCCCACAAGTAAACGGAAAGAATGTGATTTACTTTACCGGAAACTCTTTGGGACTCCAACCCAAAAGAGCCAAAACTTATGTAGATGAGGTAATGAATGATTGGGCAAACTTGGCGGTTGAAGGTCATTTTTATGCCGAAAAACCCTGGTGGGATTACCACGAGCGTTTTGCCAATCCGTTGAGTCAATTGGTGGGCGCTTTACCGTCTGAGGTTACGGTGATGAACACATTAACAGTGAATTTGCATTTACTAATGGTGTCGTTTTATAGACCAACAGCTACTCGATATAAAATTATTTGCGAGGAAAAAGCTTTTCCTTCCGATCAATATTTGTTTCAAAGTCAAGTCAATTTTCATGGCTATGCAACCGAAGACGCCATTGTAGAAGTGAAACGTCGTGAAGGCGAACACAACATTCGTTTGGAAGATGTGCTAGCAAAAATTAATGAAGTCGGAGACGAATTGGCTCTGGTACTCATTGGCGGAGTGAATTATTATACCGGTCAAGTTTTTGATATGAAAACCATCACTGAAGCGGGTCATCGCGTAGGCGCATACGTTGGTTGGGATTTGGCGCATGCCGCTGGAAATATTGAATTGCACTTACACGATTGGCAAGTAGATTTTGCTGCTTGGTGCAGTTACAAATACATGAATTCAGGTCCGGGAAATGCGTCGGGTTGTTTTATACACGAGAAGCATCATACTAATTCTGAACTACCTCGTTTTGCCGGTTGGTGGGGACATAATAAAGAACGCCGTTTCAAAATGGAACAGAAATTTGATCCTATTCAAGGGGCAGATGGTTGGCAAATAAGTAATTTACCCGTTTTGTCTTTGGCTCCTTATTTGGCTTCAGTCGAACTCTTTGCCGAAATTGGAATGGAGGCATTAATTCAAAAACGAAATCAAATTACGTCTTACTTGGAATTTGTTTTGCGCCAAATTGATCAAGAAGTGAATGGCAATTTTGAAATTATTACCCCTTCTAATCCATCAGAAAGAGGTTGCCAACTTTCGGTTTTTTTACATGGAGAAGGCAGAAGTTTATTTGACTACCTCATGAAAAATGGTGTAATAATCGATTGGCGCGAACCTAATGTAATTCGCCTTGCACCAGTTCCATTATACACTTCGTACGAAGATATTTATCGTTTTGGGCAAATTTTGAAAACCGGTATTGAATCGAAATAA
- a CDS encoding prephenate dehydrogenase: MKVVVVGIGLIGGSMVLDIKALHPEATILGMDANENHLQQAIDLGVVEKAGTSEDLADADFVIVSVPVDVALVVLPQVLDAVGENTIVFEVGSTKLPICEAVANHPKRRNYIATHPIAGTEFSGPTAAIKGLFQGKTNIICEVEKTTFKLQEKALQLFTAIGMRIRYMDPQSHDKHIAYVSHLSHISSFMLGKTVIDKETEEQDIFDMAGSGFESTVRLAKSSPAMWTPIFKQNKQQVVNTLEEYISNLSKFKTLLENEDYDAIYQEMQSVNKIKEILNGINIKK, from the coding sequence ATGAAAGTAGTTGTAGTAGGTATCGGTTTAATTGGAGGTTCAATGGTTTTAGACATCAAAGCATTGCATCCAGAAGCGACTATTTTGGGTATGGATGCCAATGAAAATCATTTGCAACAAGCTATTGATTTGGGGGTGGTTGAAAAAGCAGGAACGTCTGAAGATTTAGCCGATGCTGATTTTGTGATTGTTTCGGTTCCGGTAGATGTTGCTTTGGTAGTATTGCCTCAAGTATTGGATGCTGTTGGAGAGAATACCATTGTTTTTGAAGTAGGTTCTACCAAGTTGCCTATTTGCGAAGCGGTAGCCAATCATCCAAAACGACGCAATTATATTGCAACACATCCTATTGCAGGAACCGAGTTTTCAGGACCGACGGCAGCCATAAAAGGATTGTTCCAAGGGAAAACAAATATAATTTGTGAGGTAGAAAAAACGACCTTCAAGTTGCAGGAAAAAGCCTTACAATTGTTTACAGCTATAGGAATGCGAATTCGCTATATGGATCCGCAATCGCATGATAAACATATAGCTTACGTATCGCATTTGTCTCATATTAGCTCGTTCATGTTAGGTAAAACAGTAATTGACAAAGAGACCGAAGAGCAAGATATTTTTGATATGGCGGGCAGTGGATTTGAAAGTACGGTGCGTTTGGCTAAAAGTTCCCCAGCCATGTGGACACCGATTTTCAAGCAGAACAAACAACAAGTGGTGAATACCTTAGAAGAATACATTTCTAATTTGTCAAAGTTTAAAACCTTGTTAGAAAATGAGGATTATGATGCGATTTATCAAGAAATGCAAAGTGTCAATAAAATAAAAGAAATATTAAACGGAATAAACATTAAAAAGTAA
- a CDS encoding bifunctional 3-deoxy-7-phosphoheptulonate synthase/chorismate mutase type II, which translates to MENSKEMRNWLDAFKLDHPLVIAGPCSAETEEQVLKIAHELKDSDVSVFRAGIWKPRTRPGGFEGVGEIGLKWLKKAKEETGLLMGTEVATAAHCKLALEYDIDVLWVGARTTANPFAVQEIADTLKGTDKIVLIKNPVNPDMALWLGGVERLYAAGIRKLGVIHRGFSTYQKTKYRNIPEWQIAIELQNKFPDLPLIIDPSHITGNRDMILEVTQEALDLNYDGMIIETHIDPDNAWSDAAQQVTPAALKQIFKDLKIRKQTGDTADFENKMTKLRANIDVLDANLLELLGKRMQVASEIGQVKKDANVAVLQNSRWNEIQAKMTAEGAKKGLSEEFIIKLFKGIHQESIEQQEKILNS; encoded by the coding sequence ATGGAGAATAGTAAAGAAATGAGAAATTGGTTGGATGCATTCAAATTAGATCATCCATTAGTAATTGCAGGACCATGTAGTGCTGAGACTGAAGAGCAAGTATTAAAAATTGCTCACGAATTGAAAGATTCAGATGTAAGTGTGTTTAGAGCAGGAATCTGGAAACCAAGAACTCGTCCAGGAGGATTTGAAGGTGTAGGAGAAATTGGATTGAAATGGTTGAAAAAAGCGAAAGAAGAAACAGGTTTGCTAATGGGTACTGAAGTAGCTACTGCAGCACACTGTAAATTAGCTTTGGAATATGATATCGATGTATTATGGGTTGGAGCGCGTACAACTGCTAATCCATTCGCAGTGCAAGAAATTGCAGATACTTTGAAAGGAACAGATAAAATCGTTCTGATTAAAAATCCAGTAAACCCAGATATGGCTTTATGGTTAGGTGGTGTAGAGCGTTTGTATGCAGCAGGTATTAGAAAATTAGGAGTGATTCATAGAGGGTTTTCTACCTACCAAAAAACAAAATACAGAAACATTCCAGAATGGCAAATTGCTATCGAATTGCAAAATAAATTCCCTGATTTGCCTTTGATCATTGACCCATCGCATATTACAGGAAACCGTGATATGATTTTGGAAGTGACTCAAGAAGCCTTGGATTTGAATTACGACGGTATGATTATCGAAACACATATTGATCCAGACAATGCTTGGAGTGATGCTGCTCAACAAGTAACACCAGCTGCTTTGAAACAAATTTTCAAAGATTTGAAAATCAGAAAGCAAACAGGAGATACGGCTGATTTTGAAAACAAAATGACAAAATTAAGAGCGAACATCGACGTGTTAGACGCTAACCTTTTAGAGTTACTAGGAAAACGTATGCAAGTGGCTTCTGAAATTGGACAAGTAAAAAAAGACGCTAACGTTGCGGTTTTGCAAAACAGTCGTTGGAATGAAATCCAAGCAAAAATGACTGCTGAAGGTGCTAAAAAAGGATTGTCTGAAGAATTTATCATTAAATTGTTCAAAGGCATTCACCAAGAAAGTATCGAACAACAAGAAAAAATATTGAATTCATAA
- a CDS encoding nucleotide pyrophosphohydrolase has protein sequence MDLKNAQLDVDTWIKEHGVRYFNELTNMAQLTEEVGEVARIIARRYGEQSEKESDKNKDLGEELADVVFVVLCLANQTGIDLQAAFDKKMDLKSVRDKDRHKNNEKLK, from the coding sequence ATGGATTTAAAAAACGCACAATTAGACGTCGATACTTGGATTAAAGAGCACGGTGTTCGTTACTTTAACGAATTGACCAACATGGCGCAATTGACAGAAGAAGTGGGCGAAGTAGCGCGCATTATCGCACGCCGTTATGGCGAACAGTCTGAGAAAGAATCTGATAAAAATAAAGATTTAGGCGAAGAACTAGCAGATGTTGTTTTTGTAGTCTTATGTTTGGCCAATCAAACCGGAATTGATTTACAAGCTGCTTTCGACAAGAAAATGGATTTAAAATCGGTTCGTGATAAAGACCGTCATAAAAACAACGAAAAGTTGAAATAA
- a CDS encoding flavin reductase family protein has product MKDISKANIGAMDKVPRLNLINSCTGYKSTNLIATKSVDGQSNVAIFSSVTHLGSDPAMIGFIMRPTTVPRDTYKNIKETGYFTINHVTVDMIEDAHHSSANYDMGISEFDKTNLEEEYKTDIEIPFVKGSPVQLYCKYLNEYHIKENDTIHIIASIERLFFEEELQHEDGWLQLDKGKVVTVNGLDGYCLPKLVDRLKYARKNQPTESFIK; this is encoded by the coding sequence ATGAAAGACATTTCGAAGGCAAACATTGGCGCCATGGACAAAGTGCCTCGTTTGAATTTAATTAATTCCTGTACGGGTTACAAATCGACCAATTTAATTGCTACAAAATCTGTTGATGGACAATCGAATGTGGCAATTTTTAGTAGTGTGACGCACCTAGGAAGTGATCCTGCAATGATTGGATTTATCATGCGACCAACAACAGTTCCTAGAGATACCTATAAAAATATCAAAGAAACAGGTTATTTCACTATCAACCATGTAACGGTTGACATGATTGAAGACGCGCATCATAGTTCAGCGAATTATGATATGGGTATTTCTGAGTTTGACAAAACGAATTTAGAAGAAGAATATAAAACAGATATCGAAATTCCTTTTGTAAAAGGAAGTCCCGTACAATTGTATTGCAAATATTTAAACGAATACCACATAAAAGAAAACGATACGATTCATATCATTGCTTCGATTGAACGCTTGTTTTTTGAGGAAGAATTACAACACGAAGATGGCTGGTTACAGCTCGACAAAGGAAAGGTAGTTACCGTAAATGGTTTAGACGGGTATTGTTTGCCTAAATTGGTAGACCGATTAAAGTATGCCAGAAAAAACCAGCCAACTGAATCCTTTATAAAGTAA
- the queA gene encoding tRNA preQ1(34) S-adenosylmethionine ribosyltransferase-isomerase QueA: MKLSHFQFNLPKELLAEFPAENRDESRLMVIDRKKQTIEHKMFKDVIDYFDDGDVMILNNTKVFPARLYGNKEKTGARIEVFLLRELNAEQRLWDVLVDPARKIRIGNKLYFGDDDSLVAEVIDNTTSRGRTLRFLYDGSYEEFRNKLTELGETPIPKYISREVTPEDAERYQTIYAKEEGAVAAPTAGLHFSKHLLKKLEIKGINFAEVTLHVGLGTFNPVEVEDLSKHKMDSEELKISQEACDIVNNAKAKKKRVCAVGTTSMRAIESSVSSQYTLNPFEGWTNKFIFPPHDFSIADCMITNFHTPKSTLLMMISAFCGHDLMKRAYEEAIKEEYKFYSYGDAMLII; this comes from the coding sequence ATGAAATTATCACATTTTCAATTCAATTTACCGAAAGAACTTTTAGCTGAGTTTCCTGCAGAGAACAGAGACGAGTCTCGTTTAATGGTGATCGACCGAAAAAAACAGACGATAGAGCACAAAATGTTCAAAGATGTTATCGATTATTTTGATGACGGAGATGTTATGATTTTGAATAACACCAAAGTTTTTCCAGCACGTTTGTATGGAAATAAAGAAAAAACCGGAGCAAGAATCGAAGTGTTTTTGTTGCGTGAATTGAATGCAGAACAACGTCTTTGGGATGTATTAGTAGATCCAGCTCGTAAAATCAGAATCGGAAACAAATTGTATTTTGGAGATGATGATTCGTTAGTAGCTGAGGTAATTGACAATACTACTTCTCGCGGAAGAACATTGCGTTTTCTTTACGATGGTTCGTACGAAGAATTTAGAAACAAATTAACTGAATTGGGCGAAACCCCAATCCCAAAATACATTTCACGTGAGGTAACTCCAGAAGATGCAGAGCGTTACCAAACCATTTATGCTAAAGAAGAAGGAGCTGTTGCAGCACCTACTGCAGGTTTGCACTTCTCAAAGCATTTATTGAAAAAATTAGAAATCAAAGGAATCAATTTTGCTGAGGTTACTTTGCACGTTGGTTTAGGAACTTTCAATCCAGTAGAGGTAGAAGATTTATCGAAACACAAAATGGATTCGGAAGAATTAAAAATCAGTCAAGAAGCTTGTGATATTGTGAATAATGCCAAAGCAAAAAAGAAACGTGTTTGTGCTGTTGGAACAACTTCTATGCGTGCCATTGAAAGTTCGGTTTCTTCACAATATACCTTGAATCCATTTGAAGGTTGGACTAATAAATTCATTTTTCCTCCTCACGATTTCAGTATTGCCGATTGTATGATAACCAATTTCCATACACCAAAATCGACTTTATTAATGATGATTTCAGCTTTCTGTGGTCACGATTTAATGAAACGTGCTTACGAAGAAGCAATCAAAGAAGAATACAAATTCTACTCTTATGGAGATGCGATGTTGATTATTTAA
- the rsgA gene encoding ribosome small subunit-dependent GTPase A: MTGIVYKSTGSWYTVKSETGDFIECRIKGKFRMKGIKSTNPIAVGDVVDYEIDENSDSVTGTIHHIHDRKNYIVRKSVNLSHQMHIIASNIDRVFLLVTVNNPPTTFNFIDRFLVTAEAYGIETVLVFNKIDTLDDATLDEQLYMQHVYQEIGYQCLRVSSTEMKGIDALKALMINKVSMFSGHSGVGKSTLVNALEPALHLKTKNISEASKQGQHTTTFAEMYDLSFGAKIIDTPGIKGFGIVDMEKEEIGGYFPEFFKLQDQCKFNNCLHKEEPHCAIKAALEKDEIAWSRYNSYLKILEGDDEHYRTDIYNEDRIASDKTRD; encoded by the coding sequence ATGACAGGAATCGTTTATAAATCTACAGGGAGTTGGTACACCGTAAAATCGGAGACAGGCGATTTTATCGAATGTCGTATCAAAGGAAAATTCCGAATGAAAGGAATTAAAAGCACCAATCCAATTGCTGTAGGTGATGTAGTCGATTATGAAATAGACGAGAACTCAGATTCTGTTACAGGAACTATTCATCATATCCACGACAGAAAAAATTACATCGTTCGAAAATCGGTGAATTTATCGCATCAAATGCACATCATTGCTTCGAATATTGATCGTGTTTTTCTTTTAGTGACAGTGAATAATCCACCAACTACTTTCAATTTTATAGATCGATTTTTGGTTACTGCTGAAGCCTATGGAATTGAAACAGTATTGGTATTTAACAAAATAGATACGCTTGACGACGCTACTTTGGATGAGCAATTGTATATGCAACATGTCTATCAAGAAATTGGCTACCAATGTTTGCGCGTTTCATCAACCGAAATGAAAGGGATCGATGCATTGAAAGCTTTAATGATAAATAAAGTAAGTATGTTTTCTGGGCATTCCGGTGTTGGGAAATCGACTTTGGTCAATGCATTGGAGCCTGCTTTGCATTTGAAAACAAAAAACATTTCAGAAGCCAGCAAACAAGGTCAGCACACGACCACTTTTGCCGAAATGTACGACTTGAGTTTTGGTGCCAAGATTATTGATACACCCGGAATCAAAGGATTTGGAATCGTGGACATGGAGAAGGAAGAAATCGGAGGCTACTTTCCTGAATTTTTCAAATTACAAGATCAATGTAAATTCAACAATTGTTTGCACAAAGAGGAACCTCATTGTGCCATCAAAGCAGCCTTGGAAAAGGATGAAATCGCTTGGTCGCGTTACAATAGTTATTTGAAGATTTTAGAAGGCGATGATGAACATTACCGAACGGATATTTACAATGAAGACCGAATAGCTAGCGATAAAACACGAGATTAA
- a CDS encoding 3-phosphoshikimate 1-carboxyvinyltransferase yields MKLLLQSALSEINAAIKITGSKSETNRLLLLKALFPNISLANTSNSDDSEVMQKALNGSDEIVDIHHAGTAMRFLTAYFAVNAGREVVLTGSSRMQERPIKILVEALEQLGAVITYEKEVGYPPIRIKGQKITASKVNLAANVSSQYISALLLVASNLENGLELTLEGEITSIPYIKMTLALLNDLNIHTSFEGNVITVAPKSAVETKEMVVESDWSSASYYFSIAALADKASITISSYKANSLQGDSALVNLYQAMGVESTFNGNQLTLTKQANFDYQDVTFDLNNTPDIAQTIVVTCLGLGIGCHLTGLHTLKIKETDRLEALRIELTKLGANISVTNDSLTLVATKGINPNVTIATYNDHRMAMAFAPLAFRVPIFIDNAEVVSKSYPDFWEDLTRIGFAIEEIA; encoded by the coding sequence ATGAAATTACTACTACAATCTGCACTATCTGAAATTAATGCTGCAATAAAGATCACGGGTTCCAAAAGCGAAACCAATCGGTTGTTATTGCTAAAAGCATTGTTTCCGAATATTAGTTTAGCCAATACTTCCAACTCAGATGATAGCGAAGTAATGCAAAAAGCGTTGAATGGTTCAGATGAAATAGTAGATATTCACCACGCAGGAACGGCAATGCGTTTTTTGACGGCTTATTTTGCTGTTAATGCGGGTCGTGAAGTTGTGCTAACAGGTTCTAGCCGAATGCAAGAACGCCCTATCAAAATTTTGGTAGAAGCTCTAGAACAGTTAGGGGCTGTCATCACCTACGAAAAAGAAGTGGGTTATCCACCTATCCGAATCAAAGGACAAAAAATTACGGCTTCTAAAGTCAATTTAGCGGCCAATGTAAGTAGTCAATATATTTCGGCTTTATTGTTAGTAGCTTCGAATTTAGAGAATGGTTTGGAACTTACTTTAGAAGGAGAAATTACTTCTATTCCATATATCAAGATGACTTTGGCTTTGCTAAATGATTTGAATATTCACACGAGTTTTGAAGGAAATGTAATTACTGTTGCTCCTAAATCAGCTGTGGAAACTAAAGAAATGGTAGTAGAATCCGACTGGAGTTCGGCTTCCTATTATTTTAGTATTGCCGCTTTGGCAGACAAAGCTTCGATTACCATTTCAAGCTATAAAGCAAACAGTTTACAAGGTGATTCAGCCTTAGTCAACTTATACCAAGCTATGGGAGTAGAGTCAACTTTCAATGGAAACCAATTGACATTGACCAAACAAGCCAATTTTGATTACCAAGACGTTACTTTCGATTTGAATAATACGCCGGATATTGCCCAAACAATTGTAGTAACCTGCCTTGGATTAGGAATTGGTTGTCATTTAACAGGTTTGCATACCCTAAAAATCAAAGAAACTGATCGTCTTGAAGCACTTCGAATCGAGTTAACAAAACTAGGTGCGAATATTTCAGTGACTAACGATAGTTTGACTTTGGTAGCCACCAAAGGAATCAATCCAAATGTTACGATTGCCACTTACAATGATCACCGTATGGCAATGGCTTTTGCTCCATTGGCTTTCCGAGTTCCGATTTTCATTGACAATGCCGAAGTAGTCTCTAAATCCTATCCTGATTTTTGGGAAGACTTAACAAGAATTGGCTTTGCAATCGAAGAAATAGCTTAA